A window of Pedobacter lusitanus contains these coding sequences:
- a CDS encoding nitrilase family protein: MEKLKIATAQFEHKSGDKAYNLSVIDSLAGKASADGAHAIAFHECSVTGYTFARNLSKEQMLDLAELIPSGDSIIRLTAIAAKYNIAILAGLFEKDQHDNLFKAYVCVDKNGLVARFRKLHPFINPYLIPGDEYCIFELHGWKCGILICYDNNITENVRATRLLGAEVIFMPHVTMCTPSTRPGAGFVNAGLWKNKENDPTSLRLEFDGMKGRDWLMKWLPARSYDNAVYTVFSNPIGMDDDQLKNGCSMIIDPYGDILSECRTLGDDYVTAVLTPDKLTRAGGHRYIQARRPELYGHILGAPHQSEQKVVWLNE; this comes from the coding sequence ATGGAAAAACTAAAAATAGCTACAGCACAATTCGAACACAAAAGCGGAGATAAAGCTTATAATCTTTCTGTAATAGATAGTCTTGCAGGTAAGGCATCTGCCGATGGAGCTCATGCAATTGCTTTTCATGAATGCTCTGTTACAGGTTATACTTTTGCCCGAAACCTGTCTAAAGAACAGATGCTTGATTTAGCGGAACTTATTCCTTCGGGAGACAGCATTATCAGGCTTACTGCTATTGCTGCCAAATATAACATTGCAATTCTAGCTGGTCTTTTTGAAAAGGATCAGCATGATAATTTATTTAAGGCCTACGTATGTGTAGATAAGAATGGTCTTGTTGCCAGGTTCAGAAAATTACATCCTTTTATCAATCCTTATCTTATACCAGGTGATGAATACTGCATTTTTGAGCTTCATGGATGGAAATGCGGCATATTAATTTGTTATGATAATAATATTACAGAAAATGTCAGGGCAACCAGACTACTGGGAGCAGAAGTGATTTTCATGCCTCATGTAACGATGTGTACCCCTTCGACAAGACCTGGAGCCGGGTTTGTAAATGCCGGACTCTGGAAAAACAAAGAAAATGATCCTACTTCTCTTCGCCTGGAATTTGACGGCATGAAAGGCCGGGACTGGCTCATGAAATGGTTGCCTGCAAGGTCTTATGATAATGCTGTTTATACTGTATTCTCCAATCCAATTGGCATGGATGATGATCAGTTAAAAAACGGATGTTCAATGATTATTGATCCTTATGGAGATATATTAAGTGAATGCAGAACCCTGGGTGACGACTATGTAACTGCTGTTCTGACTCCTGATAAACTGACCAGAGCCGGAGGACACCGGTATATTCAGGCCAGAAGACCTGAGCTGTACGGTCATATTCTGGGCGCTCCGCATCAGTCAGAACAAAAAGTAGTGTGGCTTAATGAATAA
- a CDS encoding AraC family transcriptional regulator, which yields MQISPSTDLSAFIKHYLFLTTNNKEVKKLRLFSDGNTGMVFSFKNPLIAAFTREHNPGYLPGTFVYGQLSSFKDLYCMGETSLMIVVFHPHGLSNMLKIPSGELKNRSIPSHELFGAKGDELYERLACCNEIQDKIILAEDFFRGLLACGTPSDQPLISAAVKFIVQHKGLVTVNKLAAFTGSHERKLERVFTQFIGISPKGFSSIIKLLVFLKQLKDNPSKSNLTYLGHESGYYDQPHLIREFKKYTGLTPGQYTSVTNPLAINFLGY from the coding sequence TTAAACATTACCTTTTTTTAACTACGAACAATAAAGAGGTAAAAAAACTGCGCTTATTTTCGGATGGCAATACAGGCATGGTGTTTTCTTTTAAAAACCCGCTGATCGCTGCATTTACCAGAGAACATAACCCAGGCTATCTGCCGGGGACTTTTGTTTACGGACAGCTCAGCTCGTTTAAGGACTTATACTGCATGGGAGAAACATCTTTAATGATCGTTGTTTTTCATCCTCATGGGTTAAGTAATATGCTGAAAATTCCATCAGGAGAGCTTAAAAACCGAAGTATACCAAGCCATGAACTGTTTGGGGCAAAGGGGGATGAACTTTATGAAAGATTAGCCTGCTGCAATGAAATACAGGATAAAATCATCCTGGCAGAAGATTTTTTCAGGGGACTGCTTGCCTGTGGAACTCCTTCAGATCAGCCATTGATTTCTGCTGCCGTTAAATTCATTGTTCAGCATAAAGGTTTGGTTACAGTAAATAAATTAGCTGCATTTACCGGCTCTCATGAGAGAAAACTGGAACGGGTTTTTACGCAGTTTATAGGAATAAGTCCTAAAGGATTTAGTAGTATTATCAAACTGCTTGTATTTTTAAAGCAGCTGAAAGATAATCCTTCAAAATCTAATCTTACCTATCTGGGACATGAATCAGGCTATTATGACCAGCCTCATCTGATCAGGGAATTTAAGAAATATACCGGTCTGACTCCGGGTCAATATACCAGTGTGACAAATCCGCTGGCCATAAACTTTCTAGGATATTAA